The following proteins are co-located in the Maridesulfovibrio sp. genome:
- a CDS encoding MotA/TolQ/ExbB proton channel family protein, translating to MQQFNIMELLTEHFQAGGDIMIALLLLSLIMWTLAIYKSLRFFRESNKELSPAKCLEMYENEPQSCKIKLPVWQFDILSEHMDANGNDPDLNRELLKSIRVRHEFTTMCNIGTILILAAAAPLLGLLGTVTGMISTFDVIAQFGTGNARALASGISEALVTTQSGLVAAVPGLILGGILLRKGEKLKSRMELFCICLQEQTDSLSTQKGIAR from the coding sequence ATGCAGCAATTTAACATCATGGAACTCCTGACTGAACATTTTCAAGCCGGCGGCGATATTATGATTGCGCTGCTGCTCCTCTCACTCATCATGTGGACTTTAGCCATATATAAGAGTCTTCGCTTTTTTCGTGAAAGCAATAAGGAGCTTTCTCCGGCTAAATGCCTTGAAATGTATGAAAATGAGCCGCAATCATGCAAAATAAAACTCCCGGTGTGGCAATTCGATATTCTCTCTGAGCATATGGATGCGAACGGTAATGATCCTGATTTAAACAGGGAACTGCTGAAATCAATACGTGTGCGTCATGAGTTCACCACCATGTGCAACATCGGTACTATCCTGATTCTTGCGGCCGCGGCTCCACTGCTTGGCCTTCTGGGGACAGTAACCGGTATGATTTCGACCTTTGATGTAATTGCCCAGTTCGGAACCGGAAACGCACGTGCTCTGGCTTCAGGTATATCCGAAGCTTTAGTCACAACTCAAAGCGGTCTGGTAGCCGCTGTTCCGGGACTGATTCTGGGAGGAATACTTCTGCGCAAGGGGGAAAAACTGAAATCCCGGATGGAATTATTTTGCATTTGCCTTCAAGAACAGACCGACAGCCTAAGCACTCAGAAAGGGATAGCCAGATGA
- a CDS encoding tetratricopeptide repeat protein, producing MKTISIFTIILLAVFCFVRTGFAKLPPQARQNLYKAQLLLDEEKYAEAAAVIKKYIDSTTETVDAQVFLVLGGAYLQTEDDKQAYDIFKQGFTLHPENIHLCRNTAVTAYKLERYNEAGRFLEKTYTLQKPADPKTLFQAGSMYYKGDNFKSSIRVLQKLISQTKNPDKEWISLAIHALLENGQPDKAKAMLLKYLEQVPDDSAYWKLLAKLYMDKEQLAKTAAALEIAYSLKHPSQHELEKLSSIYRYKEAPLLAATTLERAYGTTVSAEQALKIAALYASAGRISKALNIMDRYSENKSTCLKKGLLLFKARQFNDAYKAFQPVLGTKDGGKARFYMALCAWELKDWQKAKQELKTITGGNFKKRASGYLEVLLDIETAQMESIE from the coding sequence ATGAAAACCATATCCATTTTTACAATTATATTGCTGGCAGTATTCTGTTTTGTTCGTACCGGCTTTGCCAAACTCCCCCCGCAGGCCCGTCAGAATCTGTACAAAGCTCAATTACTGTTGGATGAGGAGAAATACGCTGAAGCTGCCGCCGTAATAAAGAAATACATAGACTCCACCACTGAAACTGTGGATGCTCAAGTTTTTCTTGTGCTTGGCGGAGCCTATCTGCAAACAGAAGATGATAAACAGGCATACGACATTTTCAAACAAGGCTTTACTCTCCACCCGGAGAATATCCACCTCTGCCGCAATACAGCAGTCACTGCGTATAAACTGGAACGCTACAATGAAGCGGGCAGATTCTTGGAGAAGACCTATACCCTGCAAAAGCCTGCTGATCCCAAGACATTATTTCAGGCGGGATCAATGTACTACAAAGGCGACAACTTCAAATCTTCGATCAGAGTACTGCAAAAACTTATATCCCAGACAAAAAATCCTGACAAAGAGTGGATATCCCTAGCCATTCATGCACTTCTCGAAAATGGACAGCCGGATAAAGCAAAAGCCATGCTGCTGAAATACTTGGAGCAAGTTCCTGATGACTCGGCTTACTGGAAGCTTCTGGCCAAACTCTATATGGACAAAGAGCAACTCGCAAAGACTGCAGCGGCACTGGAAATCGCCTATAGTTTGAAGCATCCTTCACAACATGAATTGGAAAAACTGTCCTCCATATACAGATACAAGGAAGCCCCGTTGTTAGCTGCGACAACATTGGAACGAGCCTACGGAACGACAGTCAGTGCAGAACAGGCTCTCAAGATTGCTGCGCTTTACGCTTCAGCAGGGCGTATAAGTAAGGCGTTGAACATAATGGATCGTTACTCCGAAAACAAATCAACCTGCTTAAAAAAAGGCTTACTCCTCTTTAAAGCCCGACAGTTTAACGATGCATACAAAGCTTTTCAACCTGTACTGGGAACAAAGGATGGGGGCAAGGCCAGATTCTATATGGCTCTTTGCGCATGGGAATTAAAGGACTGGCAAAAAGCAAAGCAGGAACTAAAAACAATCACCGGCGGCAATTTCAAAAAGCGTGCTTCCGGCTATCTGGAAGTTCTGCTTGATATTGAGACGGCTCAAATGGAAAGCATTGAATAG
- a CDS encoding Crp/Fnr family transcriptional regulator yields MNKKDIEKEISELPLFAKLKKEQLERLSKYAVVNEIPRKSIFFSEDKASKGLHVLLTGKVKLFKISDEGKEQTIFVFGPGEPFCLCSVFSDGVLPANMSALEDSRVLFINPTEYEKLVQEDPTILMQMMRVMSRRLKDAMEMIDSLSLKQVPSRLAAYFLSREKNGRITMDISYRELSKIIGITPEALSRTMKKMSSNGLISVDGSEIDILDHEELSRCREGGCLR; encoded by the coding sequence ATGAATAAAAAAGACATTGAAAAAGAAATCAGCGAGCTGCCCCTTTTTGCCAAATTAAAAAAAGAACAGCTGGAAAGACTATCCAAGTATGCAGTAGTTAATGAAATCCCCCGTAAATCAATTTTCTTTAGCGAAGACAAAGCATCCAAGGGGCTACATGTTTTGCTGACTGGGAAAGTTAAACTTTTCAAAATTTCCGACGAAGGCAAAGAGCAGACAATCTTCGTATTCGGTCCCGGAGAACCGTTCTGCCTGTGTTCAGTCTTTTCCGATGGAGTGCTCCCGGCGAACATGAGTGCTCTGGAAGACAGCCGGGTCCTTTTCATCAACCCAACTGAATATGAAAAACTGGTTCAGGAAGACCCCACTATCCTGATGCAGATGATGCGGGTAATGTCCAGACGGCTTAAGGATGCCATGGAAATGATAGACTCTCTATCACTCAAGCAGGTCCCTTCACGACTCGCAGCCTACTTCCTCAGCCGTGAAAAAAATGGGAGGATAACCATGGATATATCCTATCGCGAACTTTCCAAAATTATTGGAATCACTCCTGAAGCCCTATCCCGAACCATGAAGAAAATGAGTTCCAACGGCTTAATTTCAGTTGATGGTTCAGAAATTGATATTCTCGACCACGAGGAACTGAGCCGTTGCCGCGAAGGAGGATGCCTGCGCTGA
- a CDS encoding Sbal_3080 family lipoprotein, with the protein MKLYFVVAILGFITGCSSIDVVNEPVPEILQAEKVCIIEHDGTRELFKTTLKEWMRDQGITPDVYPQDTSVDICEWTITYEGRWSWMVGLYLADAKISAYRDGYEAGRAWLGIGKWDGYKWENGKVRIYKLMDMLSGKVGHYELPTIQNDKAD; encoded by the coding sequence TTGAAATTATATTTTGTTGTGGCGATTCTGGGTTTTATTACAGGGTGTTCGTCGATTGATGTTGTTAATGAGCCTGTTCCGGAGATTTTGCAGGCGGAGAAGGTTTGCATCATTGAACATGATGGTACCCGTGAACTCTTTAAGACAACTCTTAAGGAATGGATGCGGGATCAAGGAATTACGCCGGACGTTTATCCGCAGGATACTTCCGTAGATATTTGCGAATGGACTATCACTTACGAAGGACGGTGGTCATGGATGGTCGGTTTGTACCTGGCTGATGCAAAGATCTCAGCTTATCGTGATGGCTACGAGGCCGGGCGAGCATGGTTGGGTATAGGAAAATGGGATGGCTACAAATGGGAAAACGGAAAAGTCCGCATTTATAAATTGATGGACATGCTTTCCGGTAAAGTCGGCCATTACGAATTACCAACTATACAGAATGATAAAGCCGATTAA
- a CDS encoding DUF3450 domain-containing protein: MNKFILLSLIPQLLICAPAMGNTQVKTVHEQASKAVAIEAKAQRQYQNWADLKEQKSDEIREMKATEAWLEFQNQKYSRYVNKQEGVIAELKRRKEEAKRIKMELEPFLETVVDQLELFVKSDLPFLNDERTRRIQFLRDSLDDYHLQLSEKLRRVFEALLVETEYGQNISTSTQELMINGKTTQVTIFRLGRAALYYQTTDGSEIGIWDKDSNTWKTLAPTYALTLHRAKDMAERKRAVELLKLPLGVAK; encoded by the coding sequence ATGAATAAATTTATCCTTCTTTCTCTTATTCCACAGCTACTGATATGTGCCCCGGCCATGGGTAATACGCAGGTCAAAACTGTACACGAACAAGCCTCTAAAGCTGTAGCTATAGAGGCAAAAGCGCAACGACAATATCAGAACTGGGCAGATCTTAAAGAACAGAAATCCGATGAGATTCGTGAGATGAAAGCCACTGAGGCTTGGCTGGAATTTCAGAACCAGAAATACAGCAGATACGTCAATAAACAGGAAGGAGTAATAGCAGAGCTGAAGCGGCGCAAAGAAGAAGCGAAACGAATTAAGATGGAGCTTGAACCGTTTTTGGAAACAGTTGTTGATCAGCTGGAACTCTTCGTGAAATCCGACCTGCCCTTTCTGAACGATGAAAGAACCCGCAGAATTCAGTTCTTACGTGACTCTCTGGATGATTACCATTTGCAACTCAGTGAAAAACTACGCCGGGTATTCGAAGCATTACTTGTCGAGACTGAATACGGCCAAAATATCTCCACTTCCACACAGGAATTAATGATTAACGGGAAAACTACCCAGGTCACTATCTTTCGCCTTGGCCGGGCAGCCCTTTACTACCAGACAACAGACGGCTCTGAGATCGGAATCTGGGATAAGGACTCAAACACGTGGAAAACTCTGGCCCCCACATATGCTTTGACCCTACACCGCGCCAAAGACATGGCGGAAAGAAAGCGCGCTGTTGAATTATTGAAACTTCCGCTGGGAGTGGCGAAATGA
- a CDS encoding DUF4198 domain-containing protein, translated as MLKRTFYTMTLCLCALVLPAHAAHAHSLWVNLFESHMHEPGHVLTSLGWGHFAPLDDLLSSPTASANIVKYYITAPDGTEVELPLPKSAVETVTETPYADIVTGDIGIRKIALKKDSPEGTYQVAATSKVSFFSRYKDKNGKMRMAAKPMDQLTNVGEVLESFRYSLNAKAFYSIGKWTKPKPAGFDLEITPESNLSDVRKGDMVSFDISFMGNPVNTDSNAINYMTLTSDTFGGPDGYFLSAYIMNGKAKFRIPTAGHWVANVYVTQQTSPKGPLSNLAKKCSKVFSCATVSFTANP; from the coding sequence TTGTTAAAAAGAACATTCTACACCATGACCCTTTGTCTATGTGCGCTAGTGCTTCCAGCTCACGCCGCCCATGCTCATTCCTTATGGGTAAACCTATTTGAATCCCACATGCATGAACCTGGGCATGTGCTCACAAGCCTGGGCTGGGGCCATTTCGCTCCCCTTGATGACCTGCTCTCCTCCCCTACTGCTTCAGCAAATATCGTCAAGTATTACATTACTGCCCCGGATGGAACCGAAGTCGAACTTCCCCTTCCGAAATCAGCTGTGGAGACCGTAACTGAGACTCCTTATGCGGACATCGTCACCGGCGATATCGGGATAAGAAAGATTGCTCTGAAAAAAGACTCTCCTGAAGGAACATATCAGGTAGCTGCGACCAGCAAAGTCAGCTTCTTTTCCCGCTACAAAGATAAAAACGGAAAGATGCGCATGGCGGCAAAACCCATGGATCAACTTACAAACGTTGGAGAAGTGCTGGAAAGCTTCCGTTACTCCCTGAACGCAAAAGCCTTCTACAGCATAGGTAAATGGACCAAGCCCAAACCGGCCGGATTTGATCTGGAAATTACCCCCGAAAGCAATCTCTCCGATGTTCGCAAGGGTGACATGGTTTCCTTTGATATTTCTTTCATGGGTAACCCCGTAAACACCGACAGCAACGCAATTAACTATATGACTCTCACCAGTGACACCTTTGGTGGACCGGACGGCTACTTCCTTTCAGCATACATTATGAACGGAAAAGCCAAATTCCGAATCCCAACAGCAGGTCACTGGGTAGCCAATGTCTACGTTACACAGCAGACCTCACCCAAAGGCCCTCTATCCAACCTAGCGAAAAAATGCAGCAAAGTTTTTTCGTGTGCGACTGTCAGCTTCACAGCCAACCCCTAA
- a CDS encoding tetratricopeptide repeat protein: MCNLGKAWQLNREGMQACNKGDFKKAENNLRAAIQMSQCKSKKIHRATLHNNLAVVLQMCGKEDEAVHAYDLAIGFLNPGHKGQAALIERFESKRKALKQKLAA, translated from the coding sequence ATGTGTAATCTCGGAAAAGCATGGCAGTTGAACAGGGAAGGTATGCAGGCCTGTAACAAGGGCGATTTCAAAAAAGCGGAAAATAATCTGAGGGCAGCGATTCAAATGTCTCAGTGCAAGTCCAAGAAGATTCATCGGGCTACCTTGCATAACAATCTTGCTGTTGTCTTGCAGATGTGCGGCAAAGAAGATGAGGCGGTACATGCATATGATCTCGCTATCGGCTTCCTTAACCCCGGCCACAAAGGGCAGGCAGCCTTGATAGAGCGGTTTGAATCAAAGCGGAAAGCACTAAAGCAGAAGCTTGCAGCATAA
- a CDS encoding energy transducer TonB, with protein sequence MLRNTRGTGDFVAACLGSVMIAGLIYIGVVLLNTAEKPSVNPVVNGAIRIAQDQKEEPVEPLERKILDDPKPPKQLHKTFSSKTNRPKNTKPRMDINTPNFKADMHPGLKGGISIPRMELGGVGFEMDEVDEMPQITRNYPPEYPYGAKRKRIEGEVVVRMLVTSKGNPVNFSVYSASPSGIFEQAALKAARRWRFKPGKYHGENVDTWVLLPFKFELTR encoded by the coding sequence ATGCTCCGGAACACACGAGGAACCGGAGACTTTGTTGCAGCCTGCCTTGGCTCCGTCATGATCGCCGGGCTGATATATATCGGGGTAGTTCTACTCAACACTGCGGAAAAACCGTCCGTAAATCCGGTTGTTAATGGAGCAATCCGTATTGCACAAGATCAGAAAGAAGAACCGGTGGAACCACTTGAACGCAAAATACTGGACGACCCCAAGCCACCAAAGCAATTGCATAAGACATTCTCATCAAAAACCAACCGCCCAAAGAATACTAAACCAAGAATGGATATTAACACTCCAAATTTCAAGGCTGACATGCATCCCGGCCTGAAAGGCGGAATTTCCATTCCCCGCATGGAATTAGGCGGAGTCGGCTTTGAAATGGATGAAGTGGATGAAATGCCACAAATTACCAGAAATTACCCTCCTGAATATCCCTATGGAGCAAAGCGTAAACGAATTGAAGGAGAAGTCGTGGTGCGCATGTTGGTTACCAGCAAAGGAAATCCTGTAAACTTTTCCGTCTATTCAGCCAGTCCCTCCGGCATTTTCGAACAGGCAGCTCTTAAGGCTGCAAGGCGCTGGAGATTCAAACCCGGAAAATATCATGGAGAAAATGTGGACACATGGGTCCTGCTTCCATTCAAATTCGAGCTGACACGATGA
- a CDS encoding bile acid:sodium symporter, with amino-acid sequence MWTILQKITKNLILAIPVMMVAGFIYGLSFDPTWLKSMIIPFTFLMVYPMMVTLKVKKVFEGGDGKAQLLTQMINFGIVPFVAFGFGMYFFSDRPYMALGLLLAGLVPTSGMTISWTGFAKGNMSAAVKMTVVGLVAGSLLTPVFVKLLMGASIEINLMAVFKQIVFIVFLPMGLGFLTQKFMIKRYGQADFQKYVGPKFPTISTLGVLGIVFVALALKAKTIASAPEVLLSILVPLLLLYLFNFTLSTLVGKTLLPRGDAIALVYGSVMRNLSIALAIAINAFGAQGSDAALVIAVAYIIQVQSAAWYVRFTDKIFGNSQPKPARFACQG; translated from the coding sequence ATGTGGACTATATTACAGAAAATTACAAAGAATTTGATTCTGGCTATTCCGGTGATGATGGTTGCGGGATTTATTTATGGATTGAGCTTTGATCCAACTTGGTTGAAATCAATGATTATTCCGTTCACTTTTTTGATGGTCTATCCCATGATGGTTACCCTGAAGGTTAAAAAAGTTTTTGAAGGAGGGGATGGCAAAGCTCAGCTCCTGACCCAGATGATCAATTTCGGAATTGTTCCTTTTGTCGCCTTTGGGTTCGGTATGTATTTCTTTTCTGATAGGCCCTATATGGCTTTGGGATTGTTGCTTGCGGGATTGGTCCCGACTAGCGGAATGACCATTTCATGGACCGGGTTTGCCAAGGGGAATATGTCCGCAGCGGTAAAAATGACTGTGGTAGGTCTAGTTGCCGGTTCTTTGCTGACCCCGGTTTTCGTAAAGTTGCTGATGGGCGCTTCTATTGAGATTAACCTAATGGCGGTATTTAAACAGATTGTATTTATCGTTTTTCTGCCTATGGGGCTTGGCTTTTTGACCCAGAAATTCATGATCAAGAGATATGGTCAGGCTGATTTTCAGAAATATGTCGGTCCGAAATTCCCGACTATCTCAACTCTTGGTGTGCTTGGGATCGTATTTGTGGCTCTTGCCCTTAAGGCCAAGACCATTGCTTCAGCACCGGAAGTTTTGCTCAGCATCCTCGTTCCGTTATTGCTTCTTTACCTGTTCAATTTTACCTTGAGCACTTTGGTCGGTAAGACATTGCTGCCGCGAGGAGACGCAATTGCCCTTGTGTATGGTTCAGTCATGCGAAACCTGTCTATCGCACTGGCAATCGCTATTAATGCATTCGGAGCGCAAGGATCGGATGCTGCTCTTGTAATTGCGGTGGCATACATTATTCAGGTGCAGTCGGCGGCATGGTATGTGCGTTTCACGGATAAGATATTTGGAAATAGCCAGCCAAAACCAGCCCGATTTGCCTGTCAGGGATGA
- a CDS encoding biopolymer transporter ExbD: MRSIRHSRTRRGGGSEINMTPLIDMVFILLIFFIVTTSFVREAGVDVQRPSAQSAETKEKANVILGLTAEGQIFIEGRPLDIRSVRAYMERFLAETPEGAVVIVADKDSMTGAAVQVLDQCRLAGVQNISLAARKK, encoded by the coding sequence ATGAGAAGTATCCGTCATTCACGCACCAGACGAGGCGGAGGCAGTGAAATCAACATGACTCCCCTCATTGATATGGTTTTCATTTTACTTATCTTCTTCATTGTAACCACCAGCTTCGTACGCGAAGCGGGAGTTGATGTGCAGCGCCCTTCTGCGCAAAGCGCGGAGACCAAAGAAAAGGCTAATGTCATTTTAGGCCTTACTGCGGAAGGACAAATTTTTATTGAAGGAAGACCCTTAGATATCCGCTCGGTTCGGGCTTATATGGAACGTTTTCTTGCAGAAACGCCTGAAGGAGCTGTTGTAATTGTCGCAGACAAAGACAGCATGACCGGAGCCGCTGTACAGGTTCTTGATCAATGCCGCCTTGCCGGAGTGCAGAACATCAGCCTCGCGGCGAGGAAAAAATAA
- a CDS encoding AraC family transcriptional regulator — MREFNYTHHEDLTVLSARFDEFKYRKHSHEEYAIGVTLQGIQKYWLEGEMLYSKPGGIMLFSPEQLHDGCSGGETGLEYVMTYIPRELFEKVSGKKDVLKFSTPIINDPKLAANIVNLTRSIETGKGDLLTSELIMDVIDRTANTVEQRRTPRNYKAVQRAVEMMHDNFEAPLKLDEICKEVQMSKFHFIRQFKAMKGLSPYQFFLSCRTEQAKKLLDSGEELYAVMLDCGFYDLSHFNRQFKSVYGITAKAYSKLINKSC; from the coding sequence ATGCGGGAATTCAACTACACACATCATGAAGACCTGACCGTTCTTTCAGCCAGATTTGATGAATTCAAATACAGGAAGCACTCCCATGAGGAATACGCCATAGGAGTGACCCTGCAAGGAATTCAAAAATATTGGTTGGAAGGGGAAATGCTGTATTCAAAACCGGGCGGAATCATGCTTTTCAGCCCGGAACAATTGCATGACGGCTGCTCCGGAGGTGAAACAGGACTTGAATATGTTATGACCTACATCCCGCGGGAGCTGTTTGAAAAAGTATCCGGCAAAAAGGATGTGCTGAAATTCTCCACTCCTATAATTAATGATCCGAAACTGGCAGCAAACATTGTTAACCTGACCCGTTCAATCGAAACAGGCAAAGGAGACCTGCTGACCAGCGAGCTGATCATGGACGTCATAGACCGGACAGCGAATACAGTAGAACAACGGCGTACCCCCCGTAATTACAAGGCGGTACAACGCGCGGTTGAAATGATGCACGACAATTTCGAAGCACCGCTGAAACTCGATGAAATCTGCAAGGAAGTGCAGATGTCCAAATTCCACTTCATCCGTCAATTCAAGGCAATGAAAGGACTCTCGCCATACCAGTTCTTCCTCAGTTGCAGGACTGAACAGGCCAAAAAGCTCCTTGATAGCGGAGAAGAATTGTACGCAGTCATGCTCGATTGCGGATTCTATGACCTCTCGCATTTCAACCGCCAATTCAAAAGCGTCTACGGGATCACCGCCAAGGCGTATTCAAAACTGATCAACAAATCCTGCTGA
- a CDS encoding MotA/TolQ/ExbB proton channel family protein codes for MKIVLYCLLLCLSFPFCADAQSWTDTAKTVGSIALEAKQNAKTTKALIAKEQSELKAEKQQLDNSINSKQNKFDSLKAKYEELLKEEKQLNKELAEQAQEIQTIDGTIRTSAKQARDYFHESLTTPEHPERTVILKEVLKANTFAGLSGIQNLLGLFMDEMIASGKIDRREGKFTGTDGTEKSGEVLRIGSFTSAYRQPDGTLGFLRPSPGGDKLIAVKGDPGWSLSKTMNSFLDNNGVAFPVDISNGASFARLAQQQKSIQEWLSAGGLLVWPIIIVGIAAFILVIERFYTLSRIRSNSDRNMGKILNMIANDEWDKCRTFCNEQSQYPTCRIIGHTLNYMGQAREIIENAFQEGLLKELPILERSLPSLNVLAAVAPLLGLLGTVTGMISTFQIITLYGTGDPRMMSGGISEALVTTQLGLAVAVPIMILHHILDRRVDKIISDMEEKGSGFAVALMKKGKLKSRDEHHAAI; via the coding sequence ATGAAAATAGTCTTATATTGTCTTTTACTTTGCTTATCGTTTCCTTTCTGTGCAGATGCGCAGAGCTGGACTGACACCGCAAAAACCGTTGGCAGCATTGCTTTGGAAGCTAAACAAAATGCGAAAACAACCAAGGCCCTTATTGCAAAAGAACAAAGTGAGCTGAAAGCTGAAAAACAGCAACTCGACAACAGCATCAACTCTAAACAGAATAAATTTGATTCTCTCAAAGCCAAATATGAAGAACTCCTCAAGGAAGAAAAACAACTTAATAAGGAATTAGCCGAGCAGGCTCAGGAAATCCAAACCATAGACGGAACTATTCGTACCTCAGCCAAGCAGGCACGGGATTATTTCCATGAAAGCCTGACCACTCCTGAACACCCGGAACGAACTGTCATTTTAAAAGAAGTATTGAAAGCCAACACATTTGCCGGATTAAGCGGTATCCAGAATCTGCTAGGCCTGTTCATGGATGAAATGATTGCATCCGGCAAAATTGACCGGCGCGAGGGAAAATTCACCGGAACAGATGGGACTGAAAAATCGGGTGAAGTACTCCGCATCGGCTCATTCACCTCAGCCTACCGCCAGCCCGATGGGACATTAGGTTTTCTGCGCCCTTCCCCCGGCGGCGACAAGCTCATAGCTGTGAAGGGAGATCCGGGTTGGTCACTATCCAAAACTATGAACAGTTTTCTGGATAACAATGGTGTTGCTTTTCCTGTGGATATCTCAAACGGAGCTTCTTTTGCCCGACTGGCTCAGCAACAGAAAAGTATACAAGAATGGCTGAGTGCGGGGGGGCTGCTGGTCTGGCCCATAATAATCGTTGGGATAGCAGCTTTCATTCTAGTTATCGAACGGTTCTATACCCTTAGCAGAATCCGCAGCAACTCGGACCGCAACATGGGAAAGATCCTGAATATGATTGCCAACGATGAATGGGATAAATGCCGCACTTTCTGCAATGAACAATCTCAATACCCCACCTGCCGTATCATCGGACATACCCTGAATTACATGGGACAGGCACGAGAAATTATCGAAAATGCATTTCAAGAAGGCCTGCTCAAGGAACTCCCGATTTTGGAACGTTCCCTGCCCTCGCTAAATGTTCTAGCTGCAGTTGCCCCGCTGCTGGGTCTTTTGGGTACAGTTACCGGCATGATCAGCACTTTCCAGATCATAACTTTATACGGCACGGGAGATCCCCGGATGATGTCCGGGGGCATATCCGAAGCACTGGTCACTACTCAGTTAGGGCTGGCTGTGGCAGTCCCAATCATGATTCTGCATCATATTTTGGACCGCCGCGTGGATAAAATCATTAGTGACATGGAAGAAAAAGGATCCGGATTCGCTGTTGCCCTGATGAAGAAAGGCAAACTCAAAAGTAGAGACGAGCACCATGCAGCAATTTAA
- a CDS encoding LysE family transporter has product MNILAFLAYSIVVTFTPGPSNIVIFSTAQNHGHKKALEFVAGATLAFGILLSLSAALSSYLFKMMPQIQTVMAIIGTGYMLYLAWKILHMDDGGNSKKSGGFMTGFTMQFINPKVVLFTLTVIGSFVIPAFSDPMDIALYVLILTFIGFCAYSSWVVLGTFFRRYLRPYQKQANIILSLTMVYCAWSISGLQNLL; this is encoded by the coding sequence ATGAACATACTGGCATTTCTGGCCTACAGCATTGTGGTGACATTCACCCCCGGACCTTCAAACATTGTAATATTTTCCACAGCGCAAAACCACGGCCACAAAAAAGCACTTGAATTCGTGGCCGGGGCAACACTGGCTTTCGGCATATTACTGAGCCTTTCCGCAGCCCTGAGCAGCTACCTTTTTAAAATGATGCCGCAGATCCAAACCGTCATGGCTATTATCGGGACAGGCTACATGCTCTACCTTGCATGGAAAATTCTGCACATGGATGACGGCGGAAACTCGAAAAAGAGCGGTGGATTCATGACCGGATTCACCATGCAGTTCATCAACCCGAAAGTAGTGCTTTTCACCCTGACCGTCATTGGCAGTTTTGTAATCCCTGCTTTCTCTGATCCTATGGACATTGCCCTGTACGTGCTTATACTGACATTCATCGGTTTCTGCGCCTACAGCTCATGGGTTGTGCTGGGAACGTTCTTCCGTCGCTACCTGCGCCCATACCAGAAACAGGCAAACATCATCCTGTCATTGACCATGGTTTACTGCGCATGGTCCATTTCCGGACTGCAAAACTTACTTTAA